One genomic segment of Leptolyngbya subtilissima AS-A7 includes these proteins:
- the fni gene encoding type 2 isopentenyl-diphosphate Delta-isomerase: protein MTLLPVAHETQTRKADHLRICLEGPVQCAEVTTGLERYRFTHCCLPELDYQDIDLSTVFLGHRLGAPLLISSMTGGTEAAHQINRRLAVVAQRYGLAMGVGSQRVGVENPDVMETFAVRSEAPDILLLANLGAVQLNYGYGLDHCRRVVDKLAADALILHLNPLQEAVQTGGDTNFKGLLVKIEQLCAVLPVPVIAKEVGNGISAPMVRRLVETGVAAVDVAGAGGTSWARVESERAVDAHQRRLGQTFGEWGLPTADCILQARRVAPTLPLIASGGLRHGLDVAKTLALGADLAGLAMPFLQAASESEEAVAALAEVLMAEIRTVLFCTGQENLAGLRQAGVLERD from the coding sequence GTGACTCTACTGCCTGTCGCCCATGAGACCCAGACCCGCAAGGCCGACCACCTGCGCATTTGCCTGGAGGGGCCGGTGCAGTGTGCCGAAGTAACCACAGGGCTAGAGCGCTATCGGTTTACCCACTGCTGTCTACCGGAGCTTGACTACCAAGACATCGACCTGAGCACGGTGTTTTTGGGGCATCGGCTGGGGGCACCGCTGCTGATTTCGTCCATGACTGGGGGCACCGAGGCGGCGCATCAGATCAACCGGCGGCTGGCGGTGGTGGCCCAGCGCTATGGGTTGGCGATGGGGGTCGGCTCCCAACGGGTCGGGGTCGAAAATCCTGACGTGATGGAAACGTTTGCGGTGCGATCGGAGGCTCCCGATATTCTGCTGTTGGCGAATCTGGGGGCGGTGCAGCTCAACTATGGTTATGGTCTCGACCACTGCCGCCGCGTAGTAGATAAGCTGGCGGCTGACGCGCTGATCTTGCACCTCAATCCATTGCAGGAGGCGGTGCAGACCGGTGGCGACACCAACTTTAAAGGCTTGCTGGTCAAGATTGAGCAGCTCTGCGCGGTGCTGCCGGTGCCGGTGATCGCCAAGGAGGTCGGCAACGGCATTTCGGCCCCCATGGTACGGCGGCTGGTGGAGACCGGGGTCGCAGCCGTGGATGTGGCCGGAGCTGGGGGCACATCCTGGGCCAGGGTAGAAAGCGAGCGGGCGGTGGATGCTCACCAGCGGCGGCTGGGGCAGACCTTTGGGGAATGGGGTTTGCCCACGGCAGACTGCATTTTGCAAGCGCGGCGAGTGGCCCCGACCCTGCCGCTGATTGCCTCCGGCGGGCTGCGCCACGGGCTGGATGTAGCAAAAACCCTGGCTCTGGGAGCTGACCTGGCGGGGCTGGCGATGCCGTTTTTGCAGGCGGCAAGTGAGTCAGAGGAGGCCGTGGCGGCCCTAGCGGAGGTGCTAATGGCCGAGATTAGGACAGTGCTGTTTTGCACCGGGCAAGAAAATTTGGCTGGGCTTCGCCAAGCGGGAGTGCTAGAGCGAGACTAG